The genomic segment cactgacgttgtggggtattccactgacgttatgaggtattccactgacgttatgaggtattccactgacgttatgAGGTATTACACTGACGTTATGAGGTATTACACTGGcgttgtggggtattccactgacgttatggggtattccactgacgttatggggtattccactgacgttatggggtattacactgacgttatggggtattacactgacgttatggggtattccactgacgttatggggtattccactgacgttgtggggtattccgctgacgttatggggtattccactgacgttatggggtattccactgacgttatggggtattacaCTGACGTTATGAGGTATTCCgctgacgttgtggggtattccgctgacgttgtggggtattccgctgacgttatggggtattccgctgacgttatggggtattccactgacgttatggggtattacactgacgttatggggtattacaCTGGCGTTATGGGGTATTCCgctgacgttgtggggtattccgctgacgttatggggtattccactgacgttatggggtattccactgacgttatggggtattacactgacgttatggggtattacactgacgttatggggtattccgctgacgttatggggtattacactgacgttgtggggtattccgctgacgttgtggggtattccgctgacgttatggggtattccactgacgttatggggtattacactgacgttatggggtattccactgacgttgtggggtattccactgacgttatgAGGTATTAcactgacgttatggggtattccactgacgttgtggggtattccactgacgttatggggtattacaCTGACGTTATGAGGTATTCcgctgacgttatggggtattccgctgacgttgtggggtattccaatgacgttatggggtattccaatgacgttgtggggtattccactgacgttatggggtattccactgacgttgtggggtattccactgacgttgtggggtattccactgacgttgtggggtaAAGACAAAATAGTTTTCAGGGCTCCCATATATAACACTTTCTggccaactggtggtttagttccatctgtcctccaggtgatctgtcctccaactggtggtttagttccatctgtcctccaggtgatctgtcctccaactggtggtttagttccatctgtcctccaggtgatctgtcctccaactggtggtttagttccatctgtcctccaggtgatctgtcctccaactggtggtttagttccatctgtcctccagatgatctgtcctccaactggtggtttagttccatctgtcctccaggtgatctgtcctccaactggtggtttagttccatctgtcctccaggtgatctgtcgtccaactggtggtttagtaccatctgtcctccaggtgatctgtcctccaactggtggtttagttccatctgtcctccaggtgatctgtcctccaactggtggtttagttccatctgtcctccaggtgatctgtcctccaactggtggtttagttccatctgtcctccaggtgatctgtcctccaactggtggtttagttccatctgtcctccaggtgatctgtcctccaactgttGGTTTAGAATCTACAGATGTGGTATTCATATTCAGATGCTACATAGTAGTAGTAGAATTCATGTTGGTACAACAATATCCTATATCTAGTCATGTATCCATGCccttgtatgtgtgtggtattgtgtgtaggccaatgatacaatctcaatttaatccattttaaattcaggctgaaacacaacaaaatgtcaagggatgtgaatactttctgaaggcactttatatGAAGTCATATGTATATCTCATCAACTGACTGGTTCTTctgatgttgttcacacaggagaccatgttgagactttctctacatccagagagcaacagcaggaagatcacagagctaagaggtctcaccactgcccacattgtgaggagattttcccaattctatcaaagctaaaaatacacctAAAAATGCAAAGAAGAGAGAATCTGTATTCCTGCACCGACTGTGAGAAGAGCTTCACAACATCAAGAGctctgacagttcatcagagagcGCACACTGGAGAAAAGCCTTACTCCTGGACTGGCTGTGGGAAATGCTTCAATAGATCATCTAAATTAACCATTCATCAGAGagtgcacacaggagagaagccttactcctgctctgactgtggatcGAGTTTCTCCCAATATGGCCACTTAAAATCACACCAACGTATACACACCGGAGAGAAGCCATACTTCTGCGCTGACTGTGGGAATAGCTTCACAACATCGAGGGCTCTGACAATTCATCAGAGagtgcacacaggagagaagccttatttcTGCTCTgattgtggaaagagtttctcccGATTGGATACCTTAAAAAATCACCAATTAATACATAAAGGacagaagccttactcctgctctgactgtgggaaatgcTTCATTAAATCAGCTAAATTAACCATTCATCAGAGAgtgcacactggagagaagccttacacctgctctgactgtggagagAGTTTCTCCCGATTGGATGCCTTAAATAGTCACCAACTAATACATAAAGGACAGAAACCTTacgtctgctctgactgtgggaaaagtttCTCTCAACTGGGCAACTTAAAAACCCACCAACGTATACActcaggagagaaaccattctcCTGTTCTGACTGTGGGAAGGGATTCTCCGTACCAGGCAACCTAAAAACCCACCAACgtatacataaaggagagaagccattctcctgctctgactgtgggaagagtttctccaTGTCAGGCAACTTAAAAACCCACCTACGTATCCataaaggagagaagccttactcctgctctgactgtgggaaatgcTTCAAAACATCAGCAGAGGTAAATGTTCattggagaacacacacaggagagaagccttaccactgtgaCTGTGGGAAAAGTTTCTCCAGATTGAATACCTTAAAAACCCACCAACGTATACACACAGGCGAGAAGCCATTCTCCTGTTCtgtctgtgggaagagtttctctgTATCGTGCAACCTAAAAACCCACcaacgtatacacacaggagagaagccattctcctgctctgactg from the Salmo salar chromosome ssa17, Ssal_v3.1, whole genome shotgun sequence genome contains:
- the LOC106575882 gene encoding gastrula zinc finger protein XlCGF57.1 isoform X4 — translated: MASVKLEDCSQTLELNVNIKDEEEEEKIGKSLSHGRLRSSLRPVTSTVRTNPASLSPSTLSPNLKSLGPDCDSGVQFALQDPEMASVKLEDCSQTLELNVNIKDEEEEEKIGKSVNHGRLELSLRPVTSTVRTNPACLSPSTLGPNLQSLGPDCDSGAQFALQDPEMASVKLEDCSQTLELNVNIKDEEEEEKIGKSVNHGDHVETFSTSREQQQEDHRAKRSHHCPHCEEIFPILSKLKIHLKMQRRENLYSCTDCEKSFTTSRALTVHQRAHTGEKPYSWTGCGKCFNRSSKLTIHQRVHTGEKPYSCSDCGSSFSQYGHLKSHQRIHTGEKPYFCADCGNSFTTSRALTIHQRVHTGEKPYFCSDCGKSFSRLDTLKNHQLIHKGQKPYSCSDCGKCFIKSAKLTIHQRVHTGEKPYTCSDCGESFSRLDALNSHQLIHKGQKPYVCSDCGKSFSQLGNLKTHQRIHSGEKPFSCSDCGKGFSVPGNLKTHQRIHKGEKPFSCSDCGKSFSMSGNLKTHLRIHKGEKPYSCSDCGKCFKTSAEVNVHWRTHTGEKPYHCDCGKSFSRLNTLKTHQRIHTGEKPFSCSVCGKSFSVSCNLKTHQRIHTGEKPFSCSDCEKSFSILGNLKTHQCIHKGEKPHSCSDRGKC
- the LOC106575882 gene encoding zinc finger protein 883 isoform X1, giving the protein MSVSHLLIQVKSEVASIVRTNPACLSPSTLSRNLQSLGPDCDSGAQFALQDPEMASVKLEDCSQTLELNVNIKDEEEKIGKSVYHGRLRSSLRPVTSTVRTIPACLSPSTLSPNLQSLGPDCDSGAQFALQDPEIASVKLEDCSQTLELNVNIKDEEEEEEIGKSLSHGRLELSLRPVTSTVRTNPACLSPSTLGPNLQSLGPDCDSGAQFALQDPEMASVKLEDCSQTLELNVNIKDEEEEEKIGKSVNHGDHVETFSTSREQQQEDHRAKRSHHCPHCEEIFPILSKLKIHLKMQRRENLYSCTDCEKSFTTSRALTVHQRAHTGEKPYSWTGCGKCFNRSSKLTIHQRVHTGEKPYSCSDCGSSFSQYGHLKSHQRIHTGEKPYFCADCGNSFTTSRALTIHQRVHTGEKPYFCSDCGKSFSRLDTLKNHQLIHKGQKPYSCSDCGKCFIKSAKLTIHQRVHTGEKPYTCSDCGESFSRLDALNSHQLIHKGQKPYVCSDCGKSFSQLGNLKTHQRIHSGEKPFSCSDCGKGFSVPGNLKTHQRIHKGEKPFSCSDCGKSFSMSGNLKTHLRIHKGEKPYSCSDCGKCFKTSAEVNVHWRTHTGEKPYHCDCGKSFSRLNTLKTHQRIHTGEKPFSCSVCGKSFSVSCNLKTHQRIHTGEKPFSCSDCEKSFSILGNLKTHQCIHKGEKPHSCSDRGKC